In Eupeodes corollae chromosome 3, idEupCoro1.1, whole genome shotgun sequence, a single genomic region encodes these proteins:
- the LOC129949226 gene encoding lactosylceramide 4-alpha-galactosyltransferase — MILSTINKCFHKIQQYRYRFIFCILITTSLLSLLLNNLKKHDEVRSCFTHSNKRTELSKLEDILLSNRKPQPGKSIFFHETSCSSSSINMLSLSARQACAIESAALSNPNYDVFVLFASPTFFNNGSSQPILESILSYPNVYIRNLNLWTYASNTPIYDWLLNDELFSSKYVLSHISDFLRYLTLWRWGGTYLDLDVIVKKSLENIPSNYAGAESDTFIAAGVMNFDATGFGHEIAELCLRDFQLQFNGNDWGNNGPGVITRVLNKVCKTK, encoded by the exons ATG ATACTTTCGACAATTAATAAGTGTTTTCACAAAATCCAACAATATCGGTATAGattcatattttgtattctgATAACGACGTCTTTATTAAGTCTGCTAttgaataacttaaaaaaacatgatgaaGTGCGGAGTTGTTTTACTCATTCAAATAAAAGAACTGAACTATCAAAACTCGAAGATATTCTACTAAGTAATCGAAAACCTCAACCTGGAAAAAGTATATTCTTTCATGAAACATCATGTTCATCCTCGTCTATAAACATGCTTAGCTTAAGCGCTCGTCAAGCCTGTGCTATCGAATCTGCAGCATTAAGTAACCCGAACTAcgatgtttttgttctttttgccagtccaacattttttaataacggAAGTTCGCAACCAATTTTAGAGTCAATACTTAGTTATCCTAACGTTTACATTCGAAATTTAAATCTTTGGACATATGCATCTAATACTCCTATCTACGATTGGTTGCTCAATGATGAGCTTTTCTcctcaaaatatgttttgtcaCATATATCTGATTTTCTCAGATATCTAACATTATGGCGATGGGGAGGAACTTACCTCGATTTAGACGTGATAGTCAAAAAAAGCTTGGAGAACATTCCATCAAATTATGCAGGTGCTGAATCAGATACATTTATAGCAGCAGGAGTAATGAACTTTGATGCAACTGGTTTTGGTCATGAAATCGCAGAACTATGTTTAAGAGATTTTCAGTTGCAATTTAATGGTAACGACTGGGGAAACAATGGTCCAGGAGTGATTACTCgtgttttaaataaagtctGTAAAACTAAATGA
- the LOC129950919 gene encoding uncharacterized protein LOC129950919 isoform X2 — translation MSSLYKILLLLLKCLFTQVILCFPLQNETYSVYDQRQTGKYNIHISLKDVAIIEVDKNEFSDDTINNGDEYYYDEEDLTISPIPVWISTTIRTPQVVANTTKNITVVKEQSSLALNDSNLDSNHYSPIIPSLESITLKYNMKASVGKNNVSQVPSEFRLKTPQNVSSIFSNRKVKPRIPIICRNYQLRDAYGNCRSVRRQTLLKSLLDMIQLMRVKN, via the exons ATGTCTTCGTTATACAAAATACTCCTgcttttattgaaatgtttatttactCAAGTAATACTTTGTTTTCCATTGCAAAATGAAACCTACTCGGTTTATGACCAAAGACAGACAGGAAAATATAATATTCATATCAGCTTAAAAGATGTCGCAATCATTGAAGTGGACAAAAACGAATTTTCTGAC GATACGATTAACAATGGTGATGAATATTATTATGACGAAGAAGATCTCACAATAAGTCCCATACCAGTTTGGATTTCTACAACCATTAGAACTCCACAGGTAGTTGCGAAcactacaaaaaacattactgtTGTTAAAGAACAGTCAAGTTTAGCATTAAATGACTCAAATTTGGACTCTAATCATTATTCTCCTATAATACCTTCTTTGGAAAgcataactttaaaatataatatgaaagcCAGTGTTGGAAAGAACAACGTTTCACAAGTTCCAAGCGAGTTTCGTTTGAA AACCCCTCAAAACGTCAGTAGTATATTTTCGAACCGAAAAGTAAAACCAAGGATACCTATTATATGCAGAAATTATCAATTACGTGATGCTTACGGAAACTGTCGCTCTGTTAGGCGTCAAACGTTATT AAAAAGTCTTTTGGATATGATACAATTAATGCGAGTGAAAAATTGA
- the LOC129950919 gene encoding uncharacterized protein LOC129950919 isoform X3 produces MSSLYKILLLLLKCLFTQVILCFPLQNETYSVYDQRQTGKYNIHISLKDVAIIEVDKNEFSDDTINNGDEYYYDEEDLTISPIPVWISTTIRTPQVVANTTKNITVVKEQSSLALNDSNLDSNHYSPIIPSLESITLKYNMKASVGKNNVSQVPSEFRLKTPQNVSSIFSNRKVKPRIPIICRNYQLRDAYGNCRSVRRQTLF; encoded by the exons ATGTCTTCGTTATACAAAATACTCCTgcttttattgaaatgtttatttactCAAGTAATACTTTGTTTTCCATTGCAAAATGAAACCTACTCGGTTTATGACCAAAGACAGACAGGAAAATATAATATTCATATCAGCTTAAAAGATGTCGCAATCATTGAAGTGGACAAAAACGAATTTTCTGAC GATACGATTAACAATGGTGATGAATATTATTATGACGAAGAAGATCTCACAATAAGTCCCATACCAGTTTGGATTTCTACAACCATTAGAACTCCACAGGTAGTTGCGAAcactacaaaaaacattactgtTGTTAAAGAACAGTCAAGTTTAGCATTAAATGACTCAAATTTGGACTCTAATCATTATTCTCCTATAATACCTTCTTTGGAAAgcataactttaaaatataatatgaaagcCAGTGTTGGAAAGAACAACGTTTCACAAGTTCCAAGCGAGTTTCGTTTGAA AACCCCTCAAAACGTCAGTAGTATATTTTCGAACCGAAAAGTAAAACCAAGGATACCTATTATATGCAGAAATTATCAATTACGTGATGCTTACGGAAACTGTCGCTCTGTTAGGCGTCAAACGTTATT ttaa
- the LOC129950855 gene encoding uncharacterized protein LOC129950855 isoform X2 codes for MHRKSTMCITWDISLLSVDADVRGNSWHLFKNIDIWSSANDSKNIKDGKYFLFGKNTLLKQADINKRREKVFHLFPVPVDGECLSNDGRRTGVCVNVYECRLKGGIAQGECSMGFGVCCIFLATCDQTIRNNITYLVSPNFPSSMPQNFTSCKYKLKLMDSNVSQIRIDFNHFSLGQPNRRTGICDGDTFNVSGGPSGSFILCGQNSGQHVYYGVERRETDIPTRKRLQTQMLENNHTMTKSSLNDDDIIEITMNFSNRFSPIRFWEIRIAQILFSQRAPANCLQYYTGHEGVIQTFNFADNGRHLANQDYKSCIRQEDKMCSIIYQPCDDHSFKIGPSKLNTQQQNNVIIGDSVPDETPQVNFSTQNSTFFQDQQSSYTNSVQTDNRTTTTVTPALADAEGSGEENLQFTTTAKPSRGGFDILSIFRSAFSFRKLARSATTRQFFTTCNDRITMPCIIEDFVDVGMGPLPGCEPVHCGNQFCTSNVKPCRIESTVTPFYLGVHFGKGVGKGSAEENIGACIRYTQVQCL; via the exons ATGCACAGAAAAAGCACAA TGTGTATTACATGGGACATCAGCCTCTTGTCCGTGGACGCTGATGTTAGAGGCAATTCAtggcatttatttaaaaatatcgatattTGGAGTTCCGCAAACGATTCGAAGAATATAAAAGACGGTAAATACTttctatttggaaaaaatacgtTATTAAAACAGGCGGATATTAATAAGAGGAGAGAAAAAG TGTTTCATTTGTTTCCGGTTCCTGTGGATGGAGAGTGTCTTTCGAATGATGGCAGAAGAACTGGGGTATGTGTAAATGTATACGAATGTCGTTTAAAAGGAGGGATTGCCCAGGGCGAATGTTCCATGGGATTTGGTGTATGTTGCATAT TCTTAGCTACTTGTGACCAGACCATACGCAACAATATAACGTATTTGGTATCGCCAAATTTTCCCAGCTCAATGCCTCAAAACTTCACTTCCTGCAAGTACAAGCTTAAACTGATGGACTCAAATGTGAGTCAAATACGCATTGACTTTAATCATTTCTCACTTGGACAGCCTAATAGAAGAACAGGAATTTGTGATGGAGATACGTTTAATGTAAGTGGCGGCCCATCAGGAAGCTTTATACTCTGCGGCCAAAATAGTGGTCAACATG tATACTACGGAGTTGAAAGACGCGAAACCGATATTCCTACTCGTAAAAGGCTTCAGACTCAAATGCTCGAAAATAATCACACAATGACAAAAAGTTCTCTAAATGATGACGACATAATTGAAATAACTATGAATTTTTCCAACCGGTTTTCGCCTATACGATTTTGGGAGATACGTATTGCACAAATTCTATTTAGTCAAAGAGCTCCTGCAAACTGCCTTCAATATTATACTGGACATGAAGGTGTCATACAG acATTTAACTTCGCTGACAATGGCCGTCACCTAGCAAATCAAGACTATAAATCTTGTATTCGACAAGAAGATAAAATGTGTTCTATAATATATCAACCTTGTGATGACCACTCATTTAAAATAGGTCCATCAAAGCTAAATACTCAACAACAGAATAATGTTATAATTGGAGATTCTGTACCTGATGAGACTCCTCAAGTCAATTTTTCTACACAAAACTCAACATTTTTCCAAG aCCAACAATCCTCGTATACAAACTCCGTACAAACAGACAACCGGACAACTACGACTGTTACTCCTGCTTTAGCTGATGCTGAGGGATCAGGAGAAGAAAACTTACAATTTACAACCACTGCAAAACCATCGCGTGGAGGATTTgatattttgtcaatttttcggAGCGCATTTAGCTTTCGAAAATTAGCTCGATCTGCGACTACAAGACAATTTTTTACTACATGCAATGATCGGATTACTATGCCTTGCATAATCGAAGACTTTGTTGATGTTGGAATGGGTCCATTGCCAGGGTGTGAGCCGGTTCATTGTGGAAACCAGTTCTGCACGTCAAATGTTAAACCTTGTCGTATAGAGTCTACAGTAACACCTTTTTACTTGGGTGTGCACTTTGGAAAAGGAGTTGGTAAGGGAAGCGCGGAAGAAAACATTGGAGCATGCATTCGGTATACACAGGTCCAATGTCTTTAA
- the LOC129950855 gene encoding uncharacterized protein LOC129950855 isoform X1, with protein MLFYLWIVCITWDISLLSVDADVRGNSWHLFKNIDIWSSANDSKNIKDGKYFLFGKNTLLKQADINKRREKVFHLFPVPVDGECLSNDGRRTGVCVNVYECRLKGGIAQGECSMGFGVCCIFLATCDQTIRNNITYLVSPNFPSSMPQNFTSCKYKLKLMDSNVSQIRIDFNHFSLGQPNRRTGICDGDTFNVSGGPSGSFILCGQNSGQHVYYGVERRETDIPTRKRLQTQMLENNHTMTKSSLNDDDIIEITMNFSNRFSPIRFWEIRIAQILFSQRAPANCLQYYTGHEGVIQTFNFADNGRHLANQDYKSCIRQEDKMCSIIYQPCDDHSFKIGPSKLNTQQQNNVIIGDSVPDETPQVNFSTQNSTFFQDQQSSYTNSVQTDNRTTTTVTPALADAEGSGEENLQFTTTAKPSRGGFDILSIFRSAFSFRKLARSATTRQFFTTCNDRITMPCIIEDFVDVGMGPLPGCEPVHCGNQFCTSNVKPCRIESTVTPFYLGVHFGKGVGKGSAEENIGACIRYTQVQCL; from the exons ATGCTTTTTTATTTGTGGATAGTGTGTATTACATGGGACATCAGCCTCTTGTCCGTGGACGCTGATGTTAGAGGCAATTCAtggcatttatttaaaaatatcgatattTGGAGTTCCGCAAACGATTCGAAGAATATAAAAGACGGTAAATACTttctatttggaaaaaatacgtTATTAAAACAGGCGGATATTAATAAGAGGAGAGAAAAAG TGTTTCATTTGTTTCCGGTTCCTGTGGATGGAGAGTGTCTTTCGAATGATGGCAGAAGAACTGGGGTATGTGTAAATGTATACGAATGTCGTTTAAAAGGAGGGATTGCCCAGGGCGAATGTTCCATGGGATTTGGTGTATGTTGCATAT TCTTAGCTACTTGTGACCAGACCATACGCAACAATATAACGTATTTGGTATCGCCAAATTTTCCCAGCTCAATGCCTCAAAACTTCACTTCCTGCAAGTACAAGCTTAAACTGATGGACTCAAATGTGAGTCAAATACGCATTGACTTTAATCATTTCTCACTTGGACAGCCTAATAGAAGAACAGGAATTTGTGATGGAGATACGTTTAATGTAAGTGGCGGCCCATCAGGAAGCTTTATACTCTGCGGCCAAAATAGTGGTCAACATG tATACTACGGAGTTGAAAGACGCGAAACCGATATTCCTACTCGTAAAAGGCTTCAGACTCAAATGCTCGAAAATAATCACACAATGACAAAAAGTTCTCTAAATGATGACGACATAATTGAAATAACTATGAATTTTTCCAACCGGTTTTCGCCTATACGATTTTGGGAGATACGTATTGCACAAATTCTATTTAGTCAAAGAGCTCCTGCAAACTGCCTTCAATATTATACTGGACATGAAGGTGTCATACAG acATTTAACTTCGCTGACAATGGCCGTCACCTAGCAAATCAAGACTATAAATCTTGTATTCGACAAGAAGATAAAATGTGTTCTATAATATATCAACCTTGTGATGACCACTCATTTAAAATAGGTCCATCAAAGCTAAATACTCAACAACAGAATAATGTTATAATTGGAGATTCTGTACCTGATGAGACTCCTCAAGTCAATTTTTCTACACAAAACTCAACATTTTTCCAAG aCCAACAATCCTCGTATACAAACTCCGTACAAACAGACAACCGGACAACTACGACTGTTACTCCTGCTTTAGCTGATGCTGAGGGATCAGGAGAAGAAAACTTACAATTTACAACCACTGCAAAACCATCGCGTGGAGGATTTgatattttgtcaatttttcggAGCGCATTTAGCTTTCGAAAATTAGCTCGATCTGCGACTACAAGACAATTTTTTACTACATGCAATGATCGGATTACTATGCCTTGCATAATCGAAGACTTTGTTGATGTTGGAATGGGTCCATTGCCAGGGTGTGAGCCGGTTCATTGTGGAAACCAGTTCTGCACGTCAAATGTTAAACCTTGTCGTATAGAGTCTACAGTAACACCTTTTTACTTGGGTGTGCACTTTGGAAAAGGAGTTGGTAAGGGAAGCGCGGAAGAAAACATTGGAGCATGCATTCGGTATACACAGGTCCAATGTCTTTAA
- the LOC129950917 gene encoding pre-mRNA-processing factor 40 homolog A — protein MNVPPSVPPMAGLSSTIGYPPMVPSFNMPPPGFGPPAEIAAAFGATSSEWSEHKAPDGRPYYYNNVTKQSSWDKPDDLKTPVEKIIASCPWKEYRSDNGKIYYHNVNTKDSRWEPPAEYLEMQSKVKAEEAAATAKAVAALTSSSMAGMIIPPSIASVLPATIAAASKLSTPDISSPACDTPPGSNENSSSALDQAMAATLASIEIPQTAFKEEKENKNQKTGIEEVKLIFKDKKEAIEAFKDLLKEKNVPSNANWDQCVKIISKDARYNSFKGLNEKKQTFNAYKTQKLKDEREESRLRAKKAKEDLEKFLMSSEKMNSQIKFYKCEEIFATNKIWTVVPEQDRRDIFDDCIFNLSKREKEESRVMKKRNMKVLGELLESMASITYQTTWSEAQVMLLENASFKNDVNLLGMDKEDALIVFEEHIRSLEKEEEEEKEREKKRIKRQQRKNRDSFLTLLDSLHEEGKLTSMSLWVELYPVISADLRFSAMLGQSGSTPLDLFKFYVEDLKARFHDEKKIIREILKEKQFQVKANTTFEDFATVVCEDKRSANLDAGNVKLTYNSLLEKAETAEKERLKEEHKRLKKLESEIKGEWLEGNITASDTFEAAKKHVEHLEACILYERDYSLEKVWEDFVKECEDACSHHHSRSRKSKKNKKHKKRPRSSSKSDIENDVSEFEQEKLRKKKSRSHSQSVSSSESIESEKISKKKKKKKHRKSSRASSYESEHPSLAEESPISTEIGMKKKKKDKKHKDVELRKQRSPSLSQASNISDKLPSGGSSRNGDEQALSESELESKRAALLAQLKEQMEE, from the exons ATGAATGTTCCTCCATCCGTACCACCTATGGCCGGTTTATCCTCAACAATTGGATATCCCCCGATGGTGCCTTCGTTTAATATGCCCCCACCTGGGTTTGGACCGCCTGCAGAAATAGCTGCAGCGTTTGGAGCCACATCCTCAGAATGGAGTGAGCATAAGGCGCCAGATGGTAGGCCGTATTACTACAATAATGTAACTAAACAAAGCTCCTGGGACAAGCCAGATGACTTAAAAACTCcagttgaaaaaataattgcGTCTTGTCCATGGAAAGAATATCGATCGGATAATGGAAAAATATACTATCACAATGTTAACACAAAAGATTCAAGATGGGAACCCCCAGCTGAATACCTGGAAATGCAATCAAAAGTCAAGGCAGAAGA agCTGCAGCAACTGCAAAGGCGGTTGCTGCATTAACATCATCTTCTATGGCTGGCATGATTATTCCACCCTCCATAGCTTCTGTCTTGCCGGCAACCATAGCTGCTGCCTCAAAACTATCAACACCTGACATTAGTTCACCTGCTTGCGATACACCTCCCGGTAGTAATGAAAATTCTTCTTCGGCTTTGGATCAGGCTATGGCCGCTACACTTGCGTCAATTGAAATTCCACAAACTGCATTcaaggaagaaaaagaaa acaaaaatcaaaaaaccggGATAGAAgaagtaaaattgatttttaaagataaaaaagaagcaatagaagcatttaaagaccttctgaaagaaaaaaacgtaCCATCAAATGCTAATTGGGATCAGTgtgttaaaattatttcaaaagacGCTCGATATAACTCTTTTAAAGGATTGAATGAAAAAAAGCAAACGTTTAACGCTTATAAAACTCAAAAGTTAAAGGATGAGCGAGAAGAGTCCCGCCTGAGGGCTAAAAAAGCTAAAGAAGATCTGGAAAAATTTCTTATGTCATCCGAAAAAATGAATTCACAAATAAAGTTCTACAAATGTGAGGAAATATTCGctacaaataaaatttggaCTGTTGTTCCTGAACAAGATCGTCGTGATATATTTGACGATTGTATCTTTAACTTATCAAAACGTGAAAAGGAAGAATCGCGAGTAATGAAAAAGCGAAATATGAAAGTGCTGGGTGAATTACTTGAATCCATGGCGTCAATAACATACCAAACGACTTGGTCTGAGGCACAAGTAATGTTATTGGAAAacgcttcatttaaaaatgatgtGAATCTACTTGGAATGGACAAGGAAGAtgctttaattgtttttgaagaacatATTCGGAGTCTCgaaaaagaagaggaagaagaaaaagagcGAGAAAAAAAGCGAATCAAGCGACAGCAACGTAAAAACAGGgattctttcttaactttgctAGACTCCTTACATGAGGAGGGGAAATTGACATCAATGTCTTTATGGGTAGAACTTTATCCAGTTATTTCAGCTGATTTGCGTTTTTCAGCAATGTTAGGCCAATCGGGATCCACTCCGCttgatttattcaaattttatgtaGAAGACTTAAAAGCAAGATTTCATGATGAAAAGAAAATCATTAGAGAAATACTTAAAGAAAAGCAGTTTCAGGTTAAGGCtaatacaacttttgaagattttgcaaCAGTTGTATGTGAAGATAAACGCTCTGCTAATTTGGATGCCGGCAATGTTAAATTAACATACAATTCGTTACTCgaaaag gcTGAGACTGCAGAAAAAGAACGATTGAAGGAGGAACATAagcgtttaaaaaaattggaaagtGAGATTAAAGGTGAATGGCTTGAGGGAAATATAACTGCGAGCGATACTTTTGAGGCAGCCAAAAAACATGTTGAACATTTAGAGGCATGTATCTTATATGAAAGGGACTATAGTTTGGAAAAAGTTTGGGAAGATTTTGTTAAAGAATGTGAAGATGCGTGCAGCCATCACCATTCCAGATCCAGgaagtcgaaaaaaaacaagaaacataaAAAACGACCTCGGTCTAGCTCCAAATCg gaTATTGAAAATGATGTTTCCGAATTTGAACAAGAAAAATTGCGCAAGAAGAAATCCAGATCGCATTCG CAATCCGTAAGCAGCAGTGAAAGCATCGAAAgcgaaaaaatttcaaaaaagaagaagaaaaagaagcatAGGAAATCGTCAAGAGCG TCCTCATACGAAAGCGAACACCCATCTTTGGCTGAGGAGTCACCAATATCTACGGAAATTGgcatgaaaaagaagaaaaaagataaaaaacacAAGGATGTTGAGCTCCGAAAACAACGTTCTCCTTCTTTGAGCCAGGCAAGCAATATTTCAGACAAATTACCTTCGGGAGGGTCCTCAAGAAACGGTGACGAGCAAGCTCTTAGTGAAAGTGAGTTGGAATCAAAGCGTGCAGCATTATTGGCTCAGCTAAAAGAACAAATGGAGGAGTAA
- the LOC129950919 gene encoding uncharacterized protein LOC129950919 isoform X1: MSSLYKILLLLLKCLFTQVILCFPLQNETYSVYDQRQTGKYNIHISLKDVAIIEVDKNEFSDDTINNGDEYYYDEEDLTISPIPVWISTTIRTPQVVANTTKNITVVKEQSSLALNDSNLDSNHYSPIIPSLESITLKYNMKASVGKNNVSQVPSEFRLKTPQNVSSIFSNRKVKPRIPIICRNYQLRDAYGNCRSVRRQTLLRSYFDITETSIQGSI; this comes from the exons ATGTCTTCGTTATACAAAATACTCCTgcttttattgaaatgtttatttactCAAGTAATACTTTGTTTTCCATTGCAAAATGAAACCTACTCGGTTTATGACCAAAGACAGACAGGAAAATATAATATTCATATCAGCTTAAAAGATGTCGCAATCATTGAAGTGGACAAAAACGAATTTTCTGAC GATACGATTAACAATGGTGATGAATATTATTATGACGAAGAAGATCTCACAATAAGTCCCATACCAGTTTGGATTTCTACAACCATTAGAACTCCACAGGTAGTTGCGAAcactacaaaaaacattactgtTGTTAAAGAACAGTCAAGTTTAGCATTAAATGACTCAAATTTGGACTCTAATCATTATTCTCCTATAATACCTTCTTTGGAAAgcataactttaaaatataatatgaaagcCAGTGTTGGAAAGAACAACGTTTCACAAGTTCCAAGCGAGTTTCGTTTGAA AACCCCTCAAAACGTCAGTAGTATATTTTCGAACCGAAAAGTAAAACCAAGGATACCTATTATATGCAGAAATTATCAATTACGTGATGCTTACGGAAACTGTCGCTCTGTTAGGCGTCAAACGTTATT GCGTTCATATTTCGATATAACTGAGACATCAATTCAAGGATCCATTTGA